In a single window of the Pedococcus dokdonensis genome:
- a CDS encoding aldo/keto reductase, translating into MTSTTSSPDMTYRPLGSSGLVVSVVGIGCNAFGRRVDQDGVGAILAAARDSGVTLLDTADIYGGQPGQSEAMLGEALQGQRDEFVLATKFGMDMQGANGRDFGALGSRRYIKRAVEASLRRLRTDHIDLYQLHRPDPLTPVEETLEALTDLVREGKVLYVGCSNFDGWQVADASWTSSTAGLASFVSVQNEYSLLDRTVEDEVTPACERFGLGILPFFPLAHGLLTGKYQRGADAPEGSRAALEPDRAGWLADADWDRVEALQAFADERGVDLLDVAIGGLAAQPAVASVISGATSAEQVTRNARAGLWEPDAADLAALDEI; encoded by the coding sequence ATGACCTCCACCACCTCGTCCCCAGACATGACCTACCGTCCGCTCGGCTCGAGCGGCCTGGTGGTCAGCGTCGTCGGGATCGGGTGCAACGCGTTCGGCCGTCGGGTCGACCAGGACGGGGTGGGCGCGATCCTGGCCGCCGCGCGCGACAGTGGTGTCACCCTGCTCGACACCGCCGACATCTACGGCGGGCAGCCCGGCCAGAGCGAGGCGATGCTCGGCGAGGCACTCCAGGGCCAGCGCGACGAGTTCGTCCTGGCCACCAAGTTCGGGATGGACATGCAGGGCGCCAACGGCCGGGACTTCGGTGCGCTCGGCTCGCGGCGCTACATCAAGCGCGCGGTCGAGGCGAGCCTGCGCCGGCTCCGGACCGACCACATCGACCTCTACCAGCTGCACCGGCCCGACCCGCTCACCCCGGTCGAGGAGACCTTGGAGGCGCTGACCGACCTCGTGCGCGAGGGCAAGGTCCTCTACGTCGGCTGCTCCAACTTCGACGGCTGGCAGGTCGCCGACGCCTCGTGGACGTCGTCCACCGCCGGCCTGGCGTCGTTCGTGTCGGTGCAGAACGAGTACTCGCTGCTGGACCGCACCGTCGAGGACGAGGTGACGCCGGCGTGCGAGCGGTTCGGGCTCGGCATACTCCCGTTCTTCCCCCTGGCGCACGGCCTGCTCACCGGCAAGTACCAGCGCGGCGCCGACGCCCCGGAGGGGTCGCGCGCCGCGCTCGAGCCGGACCGCGCGGGCTGGCTCGCCGACGCCGACTGGGACCGGGTGGAGGCACTGCAGGCCTTCGCCGACGAGCGCGGGGTCGACCTCCTCGACGTGGCGATCGGCGGGCTGGCTGCCCAGCCGGCGGTCGCCTCGGTGATCAGCGGCGCCACGTCGGCCGAGCAGGTCACCCGCAACGCGCGCGCCGGCCTGTGGGAGCCGGACGCCGCCGACCTCGCCGCGCTCGACGAGATCTAG
- a CDS encoding intradiol ring-cleavage dioxygenase, whose translation MTTNQQPQRPAVDALGTPPQDHGTDNLGFPHDDRHDRGLEFDVQTLLARRRVLGILGGLGATAALAACGTSGDDATASSTSGSSASSSTSSSSSASSSGAPGSTPDAEVPDETGGPYPGDGSNGPDVLDDSGIVRSDITTSYGSSTTRAEGVPLTINLTVTDAGNGYSALAGAAVYLWHCNRDGQYSLYSQGVTEENYLRGVQATNASGTATFTSIFPAAYSGRWPHIHFEVYQSVDQATNDGQIVKTSQIALPEAVCKDVYATSGYEQSIVNLAQTSLTSDNVFGDDGGIHQLATVTGNATDGYVAT comes from the coding sequence ATGACGACGAACCAGCAGCCCCAGCGGCCGGCCGTTGACGCCCTCGGCACCCCGCCGCAGGACCACGGCACCGACAACCTCGGGTTCCCCCACGACGACCGGCACGACCGCGGGCTGGAGTTCGACGTGCAGACCCTGCTCGCGCGCCGCCGGGTATTGGGGATCCTGGGCGGTCTGGGTGCGACCGCGGCACTCGCCGCCTGCGGGACATCAGGAGACGACGCCACGGCGTCCAGCACCTCGGGCTCGTCGGCGTCCTCGTCCACGAGCAGCTCTTCGTCCGCCTCGTCGAGCGGCGCGCCGGGCAGCACGCCGGACGCCGAGGTGCCCGACGAGACCGGCGGCCCCTACCCGGGGGACGGCTCGAACGGGCCCGACGTCCTCGACGACTCCGGCATCGTCCGGTCGGACATCACGACGAGCTACGGCTCCTCGACCACCAGGGCGGAGGGCGTCCCGCTCACCATCAACCTCACCGTCACCGACGCCGGCAACGGCTACTCCGCGCTCGCAGGGGCGGCCGTCTACCTCTGGCACTGCAACCGCGACGGCCAGTACTCCCTCTACTCCCAGGGGGTCACCGAGGAGAACTACCTGCGCGGGGTGCAGGCGACCAACGCCTCCGGCACGGCGACCTTCACGAGCATCTTCCCGGCGGCATACTCCGGGCGCTGGCCGCACATCCACTTCGAGGTCTACCAGTCGGTCGACCAGGCGACCAACGACGGGCAGATCGTCAAGACCTCGCAGATCGCGTTGCCCGAGGCGGTCTGCAAGGACGTCTACGCCACGTCCGGCTACGAGCAGAGCATCGTCAACCTCGCGCAGACCTCGCTCACGAGCGACAACGTGTTCGGTGACGACGGCGGGATCCACCAGCTCGCCACGGTGACCGGCAACGCGACCGACGGCTACGTCGCGACCTGA
- a CDS encoding ketopantoate reductase family protein — MDDRLDVAVLGAGGVGGLLAALLARSGHHVTVLARDATADHLRRHGLELRSDAYGDSVETVSAEPRLEAAPDLVLVTVKATALEDALALVPPGSLGQALVVPFLNGLDHVDLLRSRYGPSHVATGTIRVESERVSPGVVVHRSPFALVELAAGQADPAQVQVAADALAGAGLSVTVRDDDRQVLWEKLSVLAPLALLPTSFAAPWGVLRDEHWAAVESVVGEVVAAALAEGVELDEGAVLGFLRDRVPDDMRSSMQKDAASSQPLELDAIGGAVLRAARRGGTEAPVTQRLVDGLASIAIPD; from the coding sequence ATGGACGATCGGCTGGACGTGGCCGTCCTCGGCGCCGGCGGCGTCGGAGGGCTCCTGGCCGCACTCCTCGCCCGCTCTGGTCACCACGTCACCGTGCTGGCGCGGGACGCCACCGCGGACCACCTCCGACGACATGGACTCGAGCTGCGCAGCGACGCGTACGGCGACTCGGTCGAGACCGTGTCGGCGGAGCCGCGCCTGGAGGCGGCCCCGGACCTCGTCCTGGTCACGGTGAAGGCCACCGCGCTGGAGGACGCGCTGGCCCTGGTGCCGCCGGGCAGCCTCGGTCAGGCCCTCGTCGTGCCCTTCCTCAACGGCCTCGACCACGTCGACCTGCTGCGCTCACGGTACGGGCCGAGCCACGTCGCCACCGGCACGATCCGCGTGGAGTCCGAGCGGGTCAGCCCCGGGGTGGTCGTGCACCGCTCGCCGTTCGCGCTGGTGGAACTGGCTGCGGGGCAGGCCGACCCCGCGCAGGTGCAGGTCGCCGCAGACGCCCTCGCCGGTGCCGGCCTGTCGGTGACCGTGCGCGACGACGACCGGCAGGTCCTCTGGGAGAAGCTCAGCGTGCTGGCTCCGCTGGCCTTGCTGCCCACGTCGTTCGCCGCGCCGTGGGGCGTGCTGCGCGACGAGCACTGGGCTGCGGTCGAGAGCGTGGTGGGTGAGGTCGTCGCCGCAGCGCTGGCCGAGGGTGTCGAGCTCGACGAGGGTGCGGTGCTCGGCTTCCTCAGGGACCGGGTGCCGGACGACATGCGCAGCTCGATGCAGAAGGACGCGGCATCGAGCCAGCCGCTCGAGCTCGACGCCATCGGCGGGGCCGTGCTGCGCGCGGCGCGGCGAGGTGGGACCGAGGCCCCGGTCACGCAGCGGCTCGTGGACGGCCTCGCGTCCATCGCCATCCCCGACTGA
- the mltG gene encoding endolytic transglycosylase MltG yields MTDPHLEHSIFGGHEDAREGQPQARTRAERRRTTRPAKRRGRRSGCLFVALAVVALAAFAAYTVLRPVVDGFLESDDYPGPGTGEVQIVVNDGDTGSAIGRTLEKAGVVKSSSAYLDAAAADSRAAGIQPGTYTMKKQMTGAGALAILLDPKNRSVPRVTVREGLWKSEVFAALSKGTGVPVAEYTKAAKDAEAIGLPAGAKGNVEGYLFPSTYEFPVKATATQQLKIMVAKALDELEKAGVDEADYQKTLIVASIVEGEAGVADRGKVARVVENRLDDPNGPTVGLLQMDSTVNFALQKRGNLTKTEYDSAKSNPYDTYAHKGLPPGPISSPGAAAIEAAANPTEGPWFYFVTVNYDTGETLFAATQAEHDRNNAQRQAWCDANKPKCEGGG; encoded by the coding sequence ATGACCGACCCCCACCTGGAGCACTCGATCTTCGGGGGGCACGAGGACGCGCGCGAGGGCCAGCCGCAGGCGCGCACCCGGGCGGAGCGGCGTCGCACCACCCGTCCCGCGAAGCGCAGGGGGCGCCGGTCGGGCTGCCTGTTCGTGGCCCTGGCGGTCGTCGCCCTGGCGGCCTTCGCGGCATACACGGTGCTGCGACCGGTCGTCGACGGCTTCCTGGAGAGCGACGACTACCCGGGGCCGGGCACCGGTGAGGTGCAGATCGTCGTCAACGACGGCGACACGGGCAGCGCCATCGGCCGCACCCTCGAGAAGGCCGGCGTCGTGAAGAGCTCCAGTGCCTACCTCGACGCCGCGGCCGCGGACTCGCGGGCGGCCGGGATCCAGCCGGGCACCTACACCATGAAGAAGCAGATGACCGGCGCGGGAGCCCTCGCCATCCTGCTCGACCCCAAGAACCGCAGCGTCCCGCGCGTGACCGTCCGTGAGGGGCTCTGGAAGAGCGAGGTGTTCGCGGCCCTGTCCAAGGGGACGGGCGTGCCGGTCGCCGAGTACACCAAGGCAGCCAAGGACGCCGAGGCCATCGGACTGCCGGCCGGTGCGAAGGGCAATGTCGAGGGCTACCTCTTCCCGTCCACCTACGAGTTCCCGGTCAAGGCGACCGCCACGCAGCAGCTCAAGATCATGGTCGCCAAGGCGCTCGACGAGCTGGAGAAGGCCGGCGTCGACGAGGCCGACTACCAGAAGACGTTGATCGTGGCCTCGATCGTGGAGGGCGAGGCCGGGGTCGCCGACCGGGGCAAGGTGGCCCGGGTGGTCGAGAACCGGCTCGACGACCCCAACGGTCCCACCGTGGGGTTGCTCCAGATGGACTCGACGGTCAACTTCGCCCTGCAGAAGCGCGGCAACCTCACCAAGACCGAGTACGACTCGGCCAAGTCGAACCCCTACGACACCTACGCGCACAAGGGCCTGCCGCCCGGCCCGATCAGCAGCCCCGGCGCGGCGGCGATCGAGGCGGCGGCCAACCCCACCGAGGGGCCGTGGTTCTACTTCGTCACGGTGAACTACGACACCGGCGAGACGTTGTTCGCGGCCACCCAGGCCGAGCACGACCGCAACAACGCCCAGCGCCAGGCGTGGTGCGACGCCAACAAGCCGAAGTGCGAGGGCGGTGGCTGA
- the aroC gene encoding chorismate synthase, translating to MLRWLTAGESHGPALLATIEGLPAGIEVTTKDVAAALARRRLGFGRGARMKFEQDEVEFLGGVRHGVTMGSPVAIRIGNTEWPKWETVMSPDPVSDEAYAASDDVNADKEIARNRPLTRPRPGHADLVGMQKYGFDDARPVLERASARETAARVALGEVAARFLEQAYGIRLVSHTVAIGGAGVAEDAPLPTPDQVEQIDGDPVRTLDAAGSAAMVAEVEAAKKDGDTLGGVVEVVAYGLPPGLGSHVHWDRRLDAQLAAALMGIQAIKGVEVGDGFRTAARRGSAAHDEMERDADGVIQRRTGRAGGTEGGMSTGDVLRVRAAMKPISTVPRALDTVDTTGAEAAKAIHQRSDVCAVPAAGVVAEAMVALVLAQACVEKFGGDSVAETARNHTAYLASIPEAMRTW from the coding sequence ATGCTCCGCTGGTTGACCGCAGGTGAGTCCCACGGCCCGGCCCTCCTCGCCACGATCGAGGGACTGCCGGCCGGGATCGAGGTGACGACCAAGGACGTGGCCGCCGCCCTGGCCCGTCGTCGTCTGGGGTTCGGTCGGGGAGCCCGGATGAAGTTCGAGCAGGACGAGGTGGAGTTCCTCGGCGGCGTGCGGCACGGCGTCACGATGGGTTCCCCGGTGGCCATCCGGATCGGCAACACCGAGTGGCCCAAGTGGGAGACGGTGATGTCGCCCGACCCCGTCTCCGACGAGGCCTACGCCGCGTCGGACGACGTCAACGCCGACAAGGAGATCGCCCGCAACCGGCCGCTGACGCGTCCCCGTCCGGGACATGCCGACCTCGTCGGCATGCAGAAGTACGGCTTCGACGACGCCCGGCCGGTGCTGGAGCGCGCGTCCGCCCGCGAGACCGCCGCCCGGGTGGCGCTGGGGGAGGTGGCCGCGCGGTTCCTGGAGCAGGCCTACGGCATCCGGCTCGTGTCCCACACCGTGGCGATCGGCGGGGCAGGGGTCGCCGAGGACGCCCCGCTGCCCACACCCGACCAGGTCGAGCAGATCGACGGCGACCCCGTGCGCACCCTCGACGCCGCGGGCTCCGCGGCCATGGTGGCCGAGGTCGAGGCGGCCAAGAAGGACGGTGACACGCTCGGCGGGGTCGTCGAGGTGGTCGCCTACGGACTGCCCCCGGGCCTGGGCTCGCACGTGCACTGGGACCGACGGCTCGACGCCCAGCTGGCGGCCGCCCTGATGGGCATCCAGGCGATCAAGGGCGTGGAGGTCGGCGACGGCTTCCGGACCGCGGCCCGTCGAGGCTCGGCCGCGCACGACGAGATGGAGCGGGACGCCGACGGGGTGATCCAGCGCCGCACCGGACGGGCCGGCGGCACCGAGGGAGGCATGTCGACCGGGGACGTGCTGCGGGTGCGCGCTGCGATGAAGCCGATCTCGACCGTGCCGCGCGCCCTCGACACCGTCGACACCACCGGTGCCGAAGCCGCCAAGGCGATCCACCAGCGCTCCGACGTGTGCGCCGTCCCCGCGGCCGGCGTGGTCGCCGAGGCGATGGTCGCCCTCGTGCTGGCGCAGGCCTGCGTCGAGAAGTTCGGCGGCGACTCGGTCGCCGAGACGGCGCGCAACCACACCGCATACCTGGCCTCGATCCCCGAGGCGATGCGCACGTGGTGA
- a CDS encoding shikimate dehydrogenase, with product MADRRRAAVLGFPVAHSLSPVLHTAGYRALGLTSWRYDAHELREGELAPWVAGLDASWRGLSLTMPLKEAAFTVATTVTETARVTGSVNTLVRRTDGGWDAHNTDVRGLEAALADVGHDGSATLLGGGATARSALLALGSIGVRRIRLALRGEARPETLRLAVHAGLAVDLVPLASWGSAHQGGLVVSTLPPAAGELAARGLGQKRRRGTLMDVVYADWPTPLATAAAKAGMDVVSGLDMLVYQAAEQFRLFTGEQPPVQAMYAAGRQALAR from the coding sequence GTGGCTGACCGGCGGCGAGCGGCGGTCCTGGGGTTCCCGGTGGCGCACTCGCTGTCACCGGTGCTGCACACGGCGGGCTACCGCGCTCTCGGACTGACCAGCTGGCGGTATGACGCGCACGAGCTGCGCGAGGGTGAGCTGGCCCCGTGGGTGGCCGGGTTGGACGCGAGCTGGCGGGGGCTGAGCCTCACCATGCCGCTGAAGGAGGCGGCCTTCACCGTCGCCACGACCGTGACCGAGACCGCGCGGGTGACCGGTTCGGTGAACACGCTGGTGCGGCGCACGGACGGCGGCTGGGACGCCCACAACACCGACGTCCGCGGGCTCGAGGCGGCGCTCGCCGACGTCGGGCACGACGGCAGCGCCACCCTGCTCGGGGGAGGCGCGACCGCTCGCTCGGCCCTGCTGGCACTGGGCTCGATCGGGGTCCGCCGGATCCGGCTGGCCCTGCGCGGCGAGGCACGTCCGGAGACCCTGCGGCTCGCCGTGCACGCCGGGCTCGCCGTCGACCTGGTGCCGCTCGCGTCGTGGGGGTCGGCCCACCAGGGTGGGCTGGTGGTCAGCACCCTGCCGCCGGCCGCCGGTGAGCTCGCGGCCCGGGGGCTGGGCCAGAAGCGGCGCAGGGGCACGCTCATGGATGTCGTCTACGCCGACTGGCCGACCCCGCTCGCCACGGCCGCTGCCAAGGCCGGGATGGACGTGGTCTCGGGCCTCGACATGCTCGTCTACCAGGCGGCCGAGCAGTTCCGGCTGTTCACCGGCGAACAGCCGCCCGTGCAGGCGATGTATGCCGCGGGACGACAGGCCTTGGCCCGATGA
- a CDS encoding shikimate kinase produces MTGTARPRVVLIGPPGVGKSTIGRRLGRALDLPAHDTDRAIEQSAGQSIPDLFVDHGEAHFRELERAEVLRSLADEVGVVSLGGGAPMDPEVQAALTGHTVVFLDVGIADAARRIGFDASRPLLMVNPRASWTKMMNERRPTYQRLATVRVDTAGRKPAAVVDEILAFLGAPTEATTNGPTA; encoded by the coding sequence GTGACCGGCACCGCACGCCCCCGCGTGGTCCTCATCGGACCCCCGGGGGTCGGCAAGAGCACGATCGGGCGGCGCCTCGGGCGCGCGCTCGACCTGCCCGCCCACGACACCGACCGGGCGATCGAGCAGTCCGCCGGGCAGAGCATCCCCGACCTCTTCGTCGACCACGGCGAAGCACACTTCCGCGAGCTGGAGCGGGCCGAGGTGCTCCGGTCGCTGGCCGACGAGGTAGGCGTCGTCTCGCTCGGCGGCGGTGCGCCGATGGACCCTGAGGTGCAGGCCGCCCTGACCGGCCACACCGTCGTCTTCCTCGACGTCGGCATCGCCGACGCGGCCCGGCGGATCGGCTTCGATGCCAGCCGCCCGCTGCTCATGGTCAACCCCCGGGCGAGCTGGACCAAGATGATGAACGAGCGCCGCCCCACCTACCAGCGGCTCGCGACCGTGCGGGTCGACACGGCCGGCCGCAAGCCCGCCGCGGTCGTCGACGAGATCCTGGCGTTCCTGGGCGCCCCGACCGAAGCCACCACGAACGGACCCACCGCATGA
- the efp gene encoding elongation factor P: MASTNDLKNGLVLNLEGQLWSVVEFQHVKPGKGPAFVRTKLKNVLSGKVVDKTFNAGVKVETANVDRRDMQYLYKDGADYVFMDGSTYDQIHIPEATVGDAANYLLENQTAQVATHDGTVLYVELPTSVVLEITYTEPGLQGDRSTGGTKPATLETGATINVPLFLEQGTKVKVDTRDGSYLGRVN; encoded by the coding sequence GTGGCATCGACCAACGACCTCAAGAACGGCCTGGTCCTCAACCTCGAGGGCCAGCTGTGGTCCGTCGTGGAGTTCCAGCACGTCAAGCCCGGCAAGGGCCCGGCCTTCGTGCGGACCAAGCTGAAGAACGTCCTGTCCGGCAAGGTCGTCGACAAGACCTTCAACGCGGGCGTCAAGGTCGAGACCGCGAACGTCGACCGCCGCGACATGCAGTACCTCTACAAGGACGGCGCCGACTACGTCTTCATGGACGGCTCGACCTACGACCAGATCCACATTCCCGAGGCCACCGTCGGCGACGCCGCCAACTACCTCCTCGAGAACCAGACCGCGCAGGTCGCGACCCACGACGGCACGGTGCTCTACGTCGAGCTGCCGACCTCGGTCGTCCTCGAGATCACCTACACCGAGCCCGGTCTGCAGGGTGACCGCTCCACCGGCGGCACCAAGCCGGCCACCCTCGAGACCGGCGCGACCATCAACGTGCCGCTGTTCCTCGAGCAGGGCACCAAGGTCAAGGTCGACACCCGTGACGGGTCCTACCTCGGCCGCGTGAACTGA
- the aroB gene encoding 3-dehydroquinate synthase — protein sequence MSTTRISVGDDYDVVVGHGLLDELPGLLGEGTQRVLVIHPRALAATGEGVRESLGAKGFEAYAAEVPDAEEAKTAQVAAFLWGVLGQAGFTRTDAVVSVGGGATTDLAGFVAATWLRGIRVVHVPTTLLAMVDAAVGGKTGINTAEGKNLVGAFHPPAGVLCDLATLETLPRHDFVAGLAEVVKCGFIADPVILDLVEADPEGATRPDGPHLRELIERAIQVKADVVAQDLKEADLREILNYGHTFGHAVEQVERYAFRHGAAVSIGMVYVAELARLAGRMDDALVERHRAILTALGLPVTYRGDRWPQLLDAMKRDKKSRGSLLRFVVLSDVGRPVRLEGPDPALLQAAYAEVSRD from the coding sequence ATGAGCACCACCCGGATCAGCGTCGGCGACGACTACGACGTGGTCGTGGGTCACGGCCTGCTCGACGAGCTGCCCGGACTGCTCGGCGAAGGGACCCAGCGGGTGCTGGTCATCCACCCGCGCGCGCTGGCCGCGACGGGCGAGGGTGTGCGTGAGTCCTTGGGTGCCAAGGGTTTCGAGGCGTATGCCGCCGAGGTGCCGGATGCCGAGGAGGCCAAGACCGCACAGGTCGCGGCGTTCCTCTGGGGCGTCCTCGGGCAGGCCGGCTTCACCCGCACCGACGCCGTCGTCAGCGTCGGGGGAGGGGCGACCACCGACCTGGCCGGGTTCGTCGCCGCCACCTGGCTGCGCGGCATCCGCGTGGTGCACGTGCCCACGACCCTGTTGGCGATGGTCGACGCGGCCGTCGGCGGCAAGACCGGGATCAACACGGCCGAGGGCAAGAATCTGGTCGGCGCGTTCCACCCGCCAGCCGGGGTGCTCTGCGACCTCGCGACCCTGGAGACCTTGCCCCGGCACGACTTCGTGGCCGGGCTGGCCGAGGTCGTGAAGTGCGGTTTCATCGCCGACCCCGTCATCCTCGACCTCGTCGAGGCCGACCCCGAGGGCGCCACCCGCCCCGACGGACCACACCTGCGCGAGCTCATCGAGCGCGCCATCCAGGTGAAGGCCGACGTGGTGGCGCAGGACCTCAAGGAGGCCGACCTCAGGGAGATCCTCAACTACGGCCACACCTTCGGGCACGCGGTCGAGCAGGTCGAGCGCTATGCCTTCCGGCACGGCGCCGCGGTCTCGATCGGGATGGTCTACGTCGCCGAGCTGGCCCGGCTCGCCGGCCGGATGGACGACGCGCTCGTCGAGCGGCACCGAGCGATCCTCACGGCGTTGGGGCTGCCGGTGACCTACCGCGGCGACCGCTGGCCCCAGCTGCTCGACGCGATGAAGCGCGACAAGAAGTCCCGCGGCTCGCTGCTGCGGTTCGTGGTGCTCTCGGACGTGGGCCGTCCCGTGCGCTTGGAAGGCCCCGACCCCGCGCTGCTCCAGGCCGCGTACGCGGAGGTCTCCCGCGACTGA
- the nusB gene encoding transcription antitermination factor NusB, which translates to MGARSKARKRAVDLLFEAENRGMNAGDLLVARLAKPVTEAPLNQYTSDLVEGVVAHWNDINELLSTYSQGWTLDRMPSVDRAILRLGAFEVLYATEVPEGVAIAEAVELAKSLSTDDSPKFVNGLLARLAEVKPTLA; encoded by the coding sequence TTGGGCGCTCGTAGCAAGGCGCGCAAGCGCGCCGTCGACCTCCTGTTCGAGGCCGAGAACCGCGGCATGAACGCCGGTGACCTGCTGGTCGCGCGGCTCGCGAAGCCGGTCACCGAGGCCCCGCTCAACCAGTACACCTCCGACCTGGTCGAGGGTGTCGTCGCGCACTGGAACGACATCAACGAGCTGCTGTCGACCTACTCGCAGGGGTGGACGCTCGACCGGATGCCGAGCGTCGACCGGGCGATCCTGCGGCTCGGCGCCTTCGAGGTGCTCTACGCGACCGAGGTCCCCGAGGGTGTCGCGATCGCCGAGGCCGTCGAGCTGGCCAAGAGCCTGTCGACCGACGACTCGCCCAAGTTCGTCAACGGTCTCCTGGCCCGGCTGGCCGAGGTCAAGCCGACCCTCGCCTGA
- a CDS encoding prepilin peptidase has product MEFFPGAGTAPWVLVLLALAGAVIGGLTGRVLATGGYRIESDQAADLPRHWWWPAVLLAGLWVLMGWRIGDYAGWSALPAFLFFAWLAVALVWIDADVHRLPDGLVLPAYPALLVLVLVGTVGLGDWGALVRALACGAAMYAVYFVMAFVSPSSLGFGDVKLSGLIGFLVGWIGIYQAFVAVVAAFLVGGLVGLVLLVGRRAGLRSHIAFGPSMLVGAFVGMLVQYHVVA; this is encoded by the coding sequence ATGGAGTTCTTCCCGGGTGCCGGGACCGCGCCCTGGGTGCTGGTGCTGCTCGCGCTGGCCGGTGCCGTGATCGGCGGCCTCACCGGGCGGGTGCTGGCGACCGGCGGCTACCGGATCGAGTCGGACCAGGCCGCAGACCTGCCTCGGCACTGGTGGTGGCCGGCCGTGCTGCTGGCCGGGTTGTGGGTGCTGATGGGCTGGCGGATCGGTGACTACGCGGGCTGGTCGGCGCTGCCGGCGTTCCTCTTCTTCGCCTGGCTCGCGGTGGCCCTGGTCTGGATCGACGCCGACGTGCACCGGCTGCCCGACGGGCTGGTGCTGCCCGCCTACCCGGCGCTGCTCGTGCTCGTGCTCGTCGGCACGGTCGGACTGGGCGACTGGGGCGCGCTGGTCCGTGCCCTCGCCTGCGGCGCGGCGATGTATGCCGTCTACTTCGTGATGGCCTTCGTCTCGCCGAGCTCGCTCGGCTTCGGTGACGTGAAGCTGTCGGGCCTGATCGGGTTCCTGGTCGGCTGGATCGGCATCTACCAGGCCTTCGTCGCGGTCGTCGCCGCCTTCCTGGTGGGAGGTCTGGTCGGCCTCGTGCTGCTGGTCGGTCGGCGGGCCGGGCTGCGCTCGCACATCGCGTTCGGCCCGTCGATGCTGGTCGGTGCGTTCGTCGGCATGCTCGTGCAGTACCACGTGGTGGCCTAG
- the ruvX gene encoding Holliday junction resolvase RuvX, whose protein sequence is MPTRPGRRVGIDVGSVRVGVAASDPAALLATPVVTVSRDADPTAPHPTDLDEIAAVVAELEAVEVVVGLPRTLAGDEGAAAEAARTYAGRLSERIAPVPVRLVDERLTTVDAHRNLRASGVEGRRQRSVVDQAAAVLILQTALDAERSSGRPPGELVRTGGRKPRTKDRRR, encoded by the coding sequence ATGCCCACCCGCCCCGGACGGCGGGTGGGCATCGACGTCGGCAGCGTGCGGGTGGGGGTCGCGGCCAGCGACCCGGCCGCGCTGCTGGCCACTCCCGTGGTCACCGTGTCCCGCGACGCGGACCCGACGGCGCCCCACCCCACCGACCTCGACGAGATCGCGGCCGTGGTCGCCGAGCTGGAGGCCGTGGAGGTCGTGGTCGGGCTGCCGAGGACACTTGCTGGTGACGAAGGTGCCGCCGCCGAGGCTGCCCGCACGTATGCTGGGCGGCTGTCGGAGCGCATCGCCCCCGTGCCCGTCCGTCTGGTCGACGAGCGGCTCACGACGGTCGATGCCCACCGCAACCTCCGTGCGAGCGGGGTCGAGGGCCGTCGGCAGCGTTCGGTGGTCGACCAGGCGGCTGCAGTCCTCATCCTGCAGACCGCGCTCGACGCGGAGCGCAGTTCCGGGCGACCGCCCGGCGAGCTGGTCAGGACTGGCGGGCGCAAGCCCCGGACGAAGGACAGGCGCCGATGA